From Montipora foliosa isolate CH-2021 chromosome 6, ASM3666993v2, whole genome shotgun sequence, a single genomic window includes:
- the LOC138008072 gene encoding calcium/calmodulin-dependent protein kinase type II alpha chain-like translates to MASPSLRPFHDMYDIKEELGRGAFSIVRKCALKEGKVEFAVKILDTRKMTSRDIQKVEREARICRALKHPNIVRLHSSVLEEGFYYLVFDLVTGGELFEEIVAREYYSEADASHCIQQVLHSVQHCHEHSIVHRDLKPENLLLSSKDKTAICKLADFGLAIEVDNDKRGWFGFAGTPGYLSPEILKKEAYNKAVDLWASGVILYILLVGYPPFWDEDQQKLYSQIKAGAYDFPSPEWDSVTDEAKDLIKKMLTVDQSKRITAAEVLKHPWIVNRERIASKVHRQTTLDGLRKFNARRKLKGAILTTMLATHNFSGSRRKKESDEEVTVTQPEEADGASQTSAVQQTWKTQKEQEIVRLTQQLITSITTQDFDTYSKLVDPHITAFEPEANGNLVEGVEFHKFYFDNGVRQRSAPTNTTILSPHVHILSTESACISYVRLTQRIGNSGAPVTDQSEETRVWQLRNGHWVNVHFHRSSSGNGRV, encoded by the exons ATGGCGTCCCCAAGCTTGAGGCCTTTTCATGATATGTATGATATCAAAGAAGAACTAGGAAGAGGGGCATTTAGCATAGTTCGAAAATGCGCTCTGAAAGAAGGCAAGGTGGAATTTGCGGTAAAGATCCTCGATACGCGCAAGATGACCTCTCGTGACATACAGAAAGTTGAGCGTGAAGCTCGTATTTGCCGGGCGTTGAAACACCCAAACATTGTCCGTCTTCATTCCAGCGTCCTTGAAGAAGGTTTCTATTACTTAGTATTCGATCTGGTGACTGGTGGAGAACTTTTTGAGGAGATAGTGGCCCGAGAATATTACAGCGAAGCTGACGCGTCTCATTGTATACAACAGGTTCTTCACAGTGTTCAACATTGCCACGAACACAGCATTGTTCATAGAGATTTGAAACCTGAAAATCTTCTTCTTTCCAGCAAAGACAAGACAGCTATTTGTAAATTGGCAGATTTTGGACTGGCGATCGAAGTAGACAACGATAAAAGGGGCTGGTTTGGTTTTGCGGGGACGCCAGGCTATCTTTCCCCAGAGATTTTGAAGAAAGAGGCTTACAACAAAGCGGTTGATTTGTGGGCTTCTGGGGTTATACTCTACATTCTTCTCGTTGGCTACCCACCCTTCTGGGACGAAGATCAACAAAAATTATACAGTCAGATTAAAGCTGGAGCTTACGAT TTTCCATCACCGGAATGGGATAGCGTGACAGATGAGGCCAAGGATCTCATTAAGAAAATGCTTACAGTGGACCAAAGCAAGAGAATCACTGCTGCAGAAGTCTTGAAGCATCCATGGATTGTG AATCGTGAACGAATCGCATCAAAGGTTCATCGGCAAACTACCCTCGATGGCCTAAGGAAGTTTAACGCGCGGCGAAAGCTTAAAGGGGCGATTCTCACCACCATGTTGGCGACTCACAACTTTAGCGGCTCAAGGAGAAAAAAGGAATCGGACGAGGAAGTAACGGTGACACAACCAGAAGAAGCCGATGGCGCATCTCAGACCTCCGCGGTACAGCAGACCTGGAAAACGCAAAAGGAGCAAGAAATTGTTCGCTTAACACAGCAGCTTATTACGAGCATAACCACACAGGATTTCGATACCTACAGTAAACTTGTCGACCCACACATCACGGCTTTTGAACCCGAAGCCAATGGTAATCTAGTGGAGGGCGTTGAATTTCACAAGTTTTACTTCGATAACGGCGTGCGGCAACGCAGCGCGCCGACGAATACCACCATCTTGTCACCACACGTGCATATCCTAAGCACGGAGTCGGCGTGCATTTCCTACGTGCGCCTCACTCAGCGGATTGGAAACAGCGGAGCGCCCGtaactgaccaatcagaggaAACTAGAGTATGGCAGCTAAGGAACGGACATTGGGTTAATGTCCACTTTCATAGATCTTCGTCTGGAAATGGACGTGTCTAG
- the LOC138008073 gene encoding adenosine receptor A1-like → MWYWILAWLLTVLTVIGNGLVICLIISNRSLHTTPNWSVLSLALADLGVGLTYFPLLFALNVDNLDGPPATNRTFFLVSRTFLYLSATNLFVMILDRYVAIVHPLKYLNVVRTRIIVMSLALAWFAPIFIFSLPFALNFKDNRKFLLVFRVILFQLLPIVIFVLVTYRIFLIMRRISKRTSRIFAQLAFNHAPKSSTGEIYSGVESKAASKMTVAIIFFFVVCYVIENYKCFCLVFEMCLVSPSLQQVIDMLFVINSAANPIAYAFLKRDIKTTFLRPFARQKRQISSAKGTDASCSEHRKDISLSVL, encoded by the coding sequence ATGTGGTACTGGATTTTGGCGTGGCTGCTGACCGTTTTGACCGTTATTGGAAATGGACTGGTTATTTGTCTGATAATAAGCAATCGAAGTCTTCACACGACACCAAATTGGTCCGTGCTCTCACTGGCACTTGCAGATCTCGGTGTTGGACTTACATATTTCCCTCTTCTCTTCGCTTTGAACGTAGACAATTTAGATGGCCCGCCGGCAACAAACAGAACATTTTTCTTAGTTTCGCGTACCTTTCTCTACTTGTCAGCCACAAATCTCTTTGTAATGATCCTTGATCGTTACGTGGCTATAGTACATCCACTGAAGTATCTTAATGTCGTGAGAACGAGGATCATAGTCATGTCTCTTGCTCTGGCCTGGTTTGCTCCAATATTCATCTTCAGCTTGCCCTTCGCTCTTAATTTTAAAGATAACAGAAAATTCCTCTTGGTCTTTCGAGTAATTTTGTTCCAACTTCTACCAATTGTAATATTTGTCCTCGTAACTTACCGGATATTCCTTATTATGCGAAGGATTTCAAAGAGGACGTCAAGGATTTTTGCCCAACTTGCCTTTAACCATGCTCCGAAATCTTCGACGGGCGAAATCTACTCTGGGGTCGAAAGTAAGGCTGCTTCAAAAATGACAGTggctattatttttttcttcgttgTATGCTACGTGATAGAGAATTACAAATGCTTTTGCCTAGTGTTTGAAATGTGCTTGGTAAGCCCCTCTCTACAGCAAGTAATTGATATGCTCTTTGTAATTAACTCAGCCGCCAATCCCATCGCCTATGCTTTCCTTAAAAGAGACATCAAGACCACCTTCCTTCGTCCATTTGCTCgacaaaaaaggcaaatttcAAGTGCAAAAGGGACGGACGCGTCGTGTTCAGAACACAGAAAAGATATCTCGCTATCCGTCTTGTGA